A window of the Bacteriovorax sp. PP10 genome harbors these coding sequences:
- the murD gene encoding UDP-N-acetylmuramoyl-L-alanine--D-glutamate ligase, with the protein MEMERFKGKKVLIVGIGKTGFSLINFFTKLECEIRVTDIKPIFDLNKSVKKIKKIEPALEMTFGEHKDEDFLDADVIVYSAAVNPLLPQLELARKAGKEVYSDFALAYKLCKKPVVAVCGSFGRTTIAAMIGYTLKVDGKNVFVGGTSEMPFIEYCLLPNMAEIDYVVVEVSAIQMKSLQDFHPKMVVIPNIGENFSKANFASVSEYIETKLSITKKLSPDDMLIANYDTLANNNQIRNANCQVFWYSRRSFVTLGVMNEIQGTHFHDRRIHSNINFHSEFKVSKMRIVGQVNRENLMAAVTACKALDVSDAAIQTCIEKFPGIPNRMEFIMEKNGVCFYNDSKAETMPEMLQSLKSFKEPVILIAGGKDNEDLNFDPFAKEMIANARVLVLVGECKERLNRALGDHNQTYIVGSFEESVLFAYQKSRTGDVILLSPGNPASDFFRDYEERGNYYKKLVYQL; encoded by the coding sequence ATGGAAATGGAAAGATTTAAAGGTAAGAAAGTTCTTATCGTTGGTATTGGTAAAACTGGTTTCTCGCTAATTAACTTCTTCACGAAGCTTGAGTGTGAAATTCGTGTCACTGATATTAAGCCCATCTTCGATTTAAATAAGTCTGTAAAAAAGATTAAAAAGATTGAACCAGCATTAGAGATGACTTTCGGCGAACACAAAGACGAAGACTTCCTGGATGCAGACGTTATCGTTTACTCAGCAGCAGTAAATCCACTTCTTCCTCAGTTAGAATTAGCACGTAAAGCAGGTAAAGAAGTTTACTCTGACTTCGCTCTTGCTTACAAACTTTGTAAAAAACCAGTAGTCGCAGTTTGTGGATCTTTCGGTCGTACAACAATTGCAGCAATGATTGGATACACTCTTAAAGTTGACGGAAAAAATGTTTTCGTTGGTGGAACAAGTGAGATGCCATTCATCGAATACTGCCTTCTTCCAAATATGGCAGAGATTGATTACGTAGTTGTTGAAGTATCAGCAATTCAAATGAAATCTCTTCAAGACTTCCATCCTAAAATGGTTGTTATCCCTAACATCGGTGAGAACTTCTCTAAAGCAAACTTCGCTTCAGTTAGTGAATACATTGAAACTAAACTTTCAATTACAAAGAAATTATCTCCGGATGATATGCTGATCGCTAACTACGATACACTTGCTAACAATAACCAAATTAGAAACGCGAACTGCCAGGTATTCTGGTACTCAAGAAGATCATTCGTAACTCTTGGAGTGATGAATGAAATTCAAGGAACGCATTTCCACGATAGAAGAATTCACTCAAACATTAACTTCCACTCAGAATTCAAAGTTTCTAAAATGAGAATCGTTGGGCAAGTTAACCGTGAAAACTTAATGGCCGCTGTGACTGCATGTAAAGCACTAGACGTTAGTGATGCTGCTATCCAGACATGTATCGAAAAATTCCCAGGGATTCCTAATCGTATGGAATTCATCATGGAGAAAAACGGTGTGTGTTTCTACAACGATTCAAAAGCTGAAACGATGCCAGAAATGCTACAAAGTTTAAAATCATTCAAAGAACCAGTAATTTTAATTGCTGGTGGTAAAGACAATGAAGACCTGAACTTCGACCCATTCGCTAAAGAGATGATTGCAAACGCAAGAGTTCTTGTTTTAGTTGGAGAGTGTAAAGAAAGGTTAAACAGAGCTCTTGGAGATCACAACCAGACTTACATCGTTGGATCGTTTGAAGAGTCAGTTTTATTTGCTTACCAAAAATCGAGAACGGGAGATGTTATTCTTCTTTCTCCAGGGAACCCAGCTTCTGACTTTTTCCGTGACTACGAAGAGCGCGGGAACTACTACAAAAAACTGGTTTACCAACTGTAA
- the rsmH gene encoding 16S rRNA (cytosine(1402)-N(4))-methyltransferase RsmH — translation MSYGSHYTVLKKECIDTLTEKAPTDVKSYYADLTFGGGGHSFEFLYRNPLFNVRSTDQDPDALKNGNARIESEGMLGRIKLINTNFVHFAEMIREHSPEVFEAGGFQGILLDLGVSSHHFDEATRGFSFRFDGPLDMRMNHESDEFLTAAEIVNTYDEKDLKRIFEEYGEEKNARKIAMKIVEERKVKSIETTKELENIVFHCYPKEHRYGKTNPSTRVFQALRLEVNRELEVLSNTITQLIPLLKMNGRIAIISFHSLEDRIVKNVFRDSMALTELPVEVLTKKPILPTEEEISHNSRSRSAKLRILERIEVKKDKNKYKY, via the coding sequence ATGAGTTACGGAAGCCACTACACGGTACTTAAGAAAGAATGTATCGATACATTAACTGAGAAAGCTCCCACTGATGTTAAATCATATTATGCTGATTTAACCTTTGGTGGTGGTGGACACTCGTTTGAATTTCTTTATAGAAATCCCCTATTCAATGTCAGGTCAACTGATCAGGATCCGGATGCACTAAAGAATGGAAACGCGAGAATTGAAAGTGAAGGCATGCTTGGACGTATTAAACTTATTAATACCAACTTTGTGCACTTTGCAGAAATGATCCGCGAGCACTCACCTGAAGTTTTTGAAGCAGGTGGCTTTCAAGGAATTTTATTAGACCTTGGTGTTTCATCTCATCACTTTGATGAAGCAACCAGAGGATTTTCATTTCGTTTCGACGGGCCGTTAGACATGAGAATGAATCATGAGTCTGATGAATTTTTAACAGCAGCTGAAATCGTAAACACATATGATGAAAAAGATTTAAAAAGAATTTTCGAAGAGTATGGCGAAGAAAAAAACGCGAGAAAGATCGCGATGAAGATCGTTGAAGAAAGAAAAGTTAAATCAATCGAGACGACCAAAGAATTAGAAAATATAGTTTTCCATTGTTATCCAAAAGAACATAGATATGGAAAAACCAACCCCTCTACTCGGGTATTTCAAGCGCTAAGACTTGAAGTAAACCGCGAGCTTGAAGTTTTATCCAACACAATTACTCAACTAATACCTCTGTTAAAAATGAATGGGCGAATTGCGATTATCAGTTTTCACTCTCTGGAAGATCGAATTGTGAAAAATGTTTTCAGGGATAGCATGGCATTAACCGAGCTTCCGGTTGAGGTTTTAACAAAAAAACCGATTTTGCCAACTGAAGAAGAAATTTCCCACAATTCTAGGTCAAGAAGTGCTAAACTAAGAATATTAGAAAGAATTGAAGTAAAAAAAGACAAGAACAAATATAAGTACTGA
- a CDS encoding roadblock/LC7 domain-containing protein: MINNSSKIPKYVQAFFESCEIDEKINRFSFFMIRSDGVVLYHNSNLANSLSKSSIGALLSGVWQASKALSEFIPKEEAKEGYRLSFDTSSQGIYIVPISTEIDELYLGLIYHDEVNPGFIKNKMREMASSFAEFLNQELKDHKAKQELTNNVFDKNDYLFADISDAEMDRLFAFIKN; the protein is encoded by the coding sequence ATGATTAATAACTCGAGCAAAATTCCTAAATATGTTCAGGCCTTTTTCGAGTCATGCGAAATTGATGAGAAGATTAACCGCTTCTCTTTTTTCATGATCAGATCTGATGGTGTGGTTTTATATCACAATAGCAATTTAGCGAACTCACTTTCAAAGTCATCGATCGGTGCTCTTTTAAGTGGTGTATGGCAGGCCTCAAAAGCATTGTCTGAATTCATCCCGAAAGAAGAAGCAAAAGAAGGATATCGATTAAGTTTCGATACCTCTTCTCAAGGTATCTATATCGTACCTATTTCTACAGAAATAGATGAGCTGTATCTTGGTCTGATTTATCACGATGAAGTGAATCCAGGTTTTATTAAAAATAAAATGAGAGAGATGGCATCAAGCTTTGCGGAATTCTTAAATCAAGAATTGAAGGATCACAAAGCTAAGCAAGAATTAACAAATAATGTATTTGATAAAAACGACTACTTATTCGCCGACATTTCCGATGCTGAAATGGACCGATTATTTGCGTTTATAAAAAATTAA
- a CDS encoding UDP-N-acetylmuramoyl-tripeptide--D-alanyl-D-alanine ligase, with product MVSSKLLTKLKSIKTINSMIDHKKKEFELKVNTDSRSFKAGETFVALVGENFDAFNYIEGVLNLDAKVIVITHTDERAALCESLSVLYPKTIFITVTDTLLFIQELATLHMEGWKKADKERIVIGVTGSNGKTTHKEMIYFLLNELLPGKVLATKGNLNNHIGVPLTIFRLNKKHKVAIIEMGMNHSGEIQVLCDIAKPQHGMITNVGAAHIEFLKSMENIFKEKGTLYDSVVKNSKGKGMFVVNGDDVYLSKLKKTPGLTTYGEKNGDVKVAISNGEIVFNMGKTPVLINNKNIFEHHNLKNLAGTAILAMKLFPKKIKKVEEAASSYQQPSMNRSQWENNIFLDAYNANPSSMRVSLDSFVTIMKNKNVSLDDCYFVLGDMNELGDHAAPMHKEIAAHVKELGIKNVTFIGRYREFYKEGYPNPTSNYLTKEEFRDEWIQIKKKYKFIFIKASRSLELETLMKVD from the coding sequence ATGGTTTCATCTAAACTACTTACTAAGCTTAAATCAATTAAGACGATCAATAGTATGATCGATCATAAGAAAAAAGAGTTTGAACTAAAAGTGAACACTGATTCAAGGTCTTTTAAGGCCGGAGAAACTTTTGTCGCTTTAGTTGGTGAGAATTTTGATGCTTTCAACTACATTGAAGGCGTTTTAAATCTAGATGCAAAAGTGATCGTGATCACTCATACAGATGAGAGAGCGGCACTGTGCGAATCTCTTTCTGTTTTATATCCAAAGACTATTTTTATTACCGTCACTGATACACTCTTGTTTATTCAAGAGCTGGCCACACTTCACATGGAAGGCTGGAAAAAAGCGGATAAAGAGAGAATTGTCATTGGGGTTACTGGGTCAAACGGTAAAACGACTCATAAAGAAATGATCTACTTCCTTTTGAATGAACTTCTGCCTGGAAAGGTTTTGGCGACTAAAGGAAATTTAAATAACCATATCGGTGTTCCTTTAACGATTTTTCGTCTGAATAAAAAACATAAAGTCGCCATTATCGAAATGGGGATGAATCACAGCGGAGAAATCCAGGTTCTGTGTGACATCGCGAAACCTCAACATGGAATGATTACCAATGTTGGAGCAGCTCATATCGAATTCCTAAAAAGTATGGAGAACATCTTTAAGGAAAAAGGGACTCTTTACGATAGCGTTGTGAAAAACTCTAAAGGTAAAGGCATGTTCGTAGTGAACGGAGATGATGTTTACTTAAGTAAATTGAAAAAAACGCCAGGTCTTACGACTTACGGTGAGAAAAATGGCGATGTAAAAGTAGCTATCAGTAACGGCGAAATAGTTTTCAACATGGGTAAGACTCCAGTGTTGATAAACAATAAAAATATATTTGAGCACCATAACCTGAAAAACTTAGCTGGAACGGCCATCCTGGCGATGAAGCTCTTCCCGAAAAAGATTAAAAAAGTTGAAGAAGCAGCCTCAAGTTATCAACAGCCATCAATGAACAGATCTCAATGGGAAAACAATATTTTCCTAGATGCTTATAATGCTAATCCAAGCTCGATGAGAGTGTCTCTGGATTCATTTGTGACGATCATGAAAAACAAAAATGTTTCTCTCGATGATTGTTATTTTGTTTTGGGCGACATGAATGAACTTGGAGACCACGCAGCTCCGATGCATAAAGAAATTGCAGCTCATGTAAAAGAGTTGGGAATTAAGAACGTGACTTTCATTGGAAGATACCGCGAGTTTTATAAAGAAGGTTATCCAAATCCCACTAGTAATTATTTAACAAAAGAAGAGTTCAGAGATGAATGGATTCAAATTAAGAAGAAATATAAATTCATTTTCATTAAGGCCAGTCGTTCATTAGAACTAGAAACGCTGATGAAAGTAGATTAA
- a CDS encoding Mur ligase family protein — protein sequence MNKKALLDLINSDIASRNIITSFGTDITNITTNLQTAKPEDIVFYKVYNNGKSIDDFNKRITGRNPGLVILNHGAEAFIKNENCIFISAEKFLAVQKRLLDMMFPDKGTMKIIGVTGTNGKTTTVNLAMEISTMLGHPAISIGTIGVHDAAGTLIDDLESTTPSFVEFRKLISQYQSKYEVCFIEVSSHSLVQDRLHGLMLDGGAWTSFSQDHLDYHNSMEEYFEAKMILEKKYLKPGKSLLVPFFEKDLYKNILKNHPSAKVKIAKTLEERKYKEKPLFYHSPYNQSNVELALQLNEDLWGSDNISSIKLENIKTPLGRFSVIELDNDSMAIIDYAHTPDALLNIGKAIKEAFPGYSLTVVFGCGGNRDKTKRPLMGKAVASFADKIIVTSDNPRDEAPEDIVMDVINGISKGYEAVIDRKKAIIYALDSKRKKEIVLIAGKGHEEYQEIKGVKHAFSDFNIVQNFKNG from the coding sequence ATGAACAAAAAAGCACTACTGGATTTAATTAATTCTGATATCGCTTCAAGAAATATTATTACTTCGTTTGGAACGGATATTACAAATATCACGACAAATCTTCAGACGGCAAAACCAGAAGATATTGTTTTCTACAAAGTTTATAACAATGGAAAATCCATTGATGATTTTAATAAGAGAATCACGGGGAGAAACCCGGGACTCGTTATTTTAAATCATGGTGCAGAAGCATTCATTAAGAATGAAAATTGCATTTTTATTTCAGCTGAAAAGTTCCTCGCTGTTCAAAAAAGACTACTGGATATGATGTTCCCTGATAAAGGCACGATGAAAATCATTGGTGTAACAGGAACAAACGGAAAAACGACAACGGTAAACCTGGCGATGGAAATCAGCACAATGCTTGGCCATCCGGCGATTTCTATTGGAACAATCGGTGTTCATGATGCCGCAGGAACGCTAATTGATGACCTAGAATCAACAACACCATCTTTTGTAGAGTTTCGAAAATTAATCTCTCAATATCAGAGTAAATACGAAGTATGTTTCATTGAAGTGAGCTCGCACTCTTTAGTTCAAGATAGACTTCATGGCCTTATGTTAGACGGTGGAGCTTGGACAAGTTTTTCTCAGGATCACCTGGATTATCACAATTCAATGGAAGAGTATTTTGAAGCTAAGATGATTCTTGAAAAGAAATACCTAAAACCAGGGAAATCTCTTCTAGTGCCATTCTTTGAAAAAGATCTTTATAAGAACATTTTAAAAAATCATCCAAGTGCTAAGGTAAAAATCGCTAAGACTCTGGAAGAAAGAAAGTATAAAGAAAAGCCTCTATTTTATCACTCGCCATATAATCAAAGTAACGTAGAGCTGGCATTGCAGTTAAACGAAGATCTATGGGGCAGCGATAATATATCTTCAATCAAATTAGAAAATATCAAAACACCATTGGGACGTTTTTCAGTGATCGAACTGGATAATGATTCGATGGCCATTATTGATTACGCTCATACACCAGATGCACTTTTAAATATTGGAAAGGCCATTAAAGAAGCATTCCCCGGATATTCATTAACTGTTGTTTTTGGCTGTGGTGGAAACCGTGACAAAACAAAACGTCCATTGATGGGTAAAGCGGTTGCAAGTTTTGCAGATAAAATTATCGTCACATCAGATAACCCGAGAGATGAAGCACCGGAAGATATTGTTATGGATGTCATCAACGGAATCAGCAAAGGTTACGAAGCAGTGATCGATAGAAAAAAAGCTATTATTTACGCTCTAGACTCGAAAAGAAAGAAAGAGATCGTCCTGATTGCCGGTAAGGGGCACGAAGAGTATCAGGAAATAAAAGGTGTGAAACACGCTTTTAGTGATTTCAATATCGTTCAAAATTTTAAAAACGGATAA
- a CDS encoding GTP-binding protein, whose product MSFVNYVNKEVNCKIVYYGPGLGGKTTNIQYVYQKTSGDNKGNIISLNTENERTLFFDFLPLDLGEIRGFKTRFHLYTVPGQVFYEASRKLILRGVDGVVFVADSQVERMEANLESLKSLEKNLVDQGYDITKIPLVMQWNKRDLPNATSVKDLHDALNKWGVPEYEAVAMKGTGVFDTLKMISKLVLMNLKGGLE is encoded by the coding sequence ATGTCTTTTGTAAATTATGTAAACAAAGAAGTTAACTGTAAGATCGTCTACTACGGGCCAGGGCTCGGAGGGAAAACGACTAACATTCAATACGTGTATCAAAAAACCAGTGGTGATAATAAGGGAAATATTATTTCACTTAACACTGAAAATGAACGCACACTCTTTTTTGATTTTCTTCCATTAGACCTGGGTGAAATCCGCGGTTTTAAAACCCGTTTCCACCTTTACACGGTTCCAGGACAAGTCTTCTATGAAGCTTCAAGAAAACTAATCCTAAGAGGCGTGGACGGCGTTGTCTTCGTTGCTGACTCACAAGTTGAGCGTATGGAAGCTAACCTTGAATCTCTTAAATCACTTGAAAAAAACCTTGTTGATCAGGGTTATGACATCACAAAAATTCCACTAGTCATGCAATGGAACAAACGCGACCTTCCGAATGCTACAAGTGTAAAAGATCTTCACGATGCCTTAAATAAGTGGGGCGTTCCTGAGTATGAAGCTGTGGCGATGAAAGGAACTGGAGTGTTTGATACGTTGAAGATGATTTCTAAGCTGGTACTGATGAATTTGAAAGGTGGATTAGAGTAA
- the mraY gene encoding phospho-N-acetylmuramoyl-pentapeptide-transferase, protein MLYHLLYPHHHMFNLFRYITFRTVVAFLVATVLSIIWGKFFINFMKRKQFGQIIRDDGPESHFKKKGTPTMGGVFMLGSIFVTTLICGNFFSMPLQITLGVTFSYFLLGFYDDYLKVLKKDTKGVSAKGKLAWQFITAGIALYLMVSQNIINTEVFIPFLKAPILDLGYWYILFGSIVIVGFSNAVNLTDGLDGLAIGPIMVSAATMGLITYITGHKEFSQYLYLPYFEGMGELTVLTAAIIGAGIGFLWYNSYPAQIFMGDVGSLSLGGTLGTIAVLAKSEFLFVVIGGIFVIEALSVIIQVASFKTRGVRVFKMAPIHHHFEKLGWPETKVTVRFWIISVCLAILALTTLKTR, encoded by the coding sequence ATGCTTTACCACTTACTTTACCCACACCACCATATGTTCAACCTTTTTAGGTACATCACTTTTAGAACGGTTGTTGCCTTTCTAGTTGCGACGGTGTTGTCGATTATCTGGGGAAAATTCTTTATCAACTTTATGAAGAGAAAGCAGTTTGGTCAGATCATCCGTGATGACGGGCCAGAGTCGCACTTTAAGAAAAAGGGTACTCCGACTATGGGCGGTGTATTCATGCTTGGTTCAATTTTTGTGACGACATTAATTTGTGGGAACTTTTTTTCGATGCCACTGCAAATTACTTTAGGCGTAACATTTTCATATTTCCTGCTTGGATTTTATGACGACTATCTGAAAGTTTTAAAGAAAGACACAAAAGGTGTTTCGGCAAAAGGTAAGCTTGCTTGGCAGTTTATCACAGCAGGAATAGCGCTTTATCTCATGGTGAGTCAAAATATTATCAACACAGAAGTATTCATTCCTTTCCTTAAGGCCCCGATACTTGACCTTGGTTACTGGTATATTCTATTTGGTTCAATCGTTATTGTCGGATTTAGTAACGCAGTTAACCTAACAGATGGTCTTGATGGCTTAGCAATCGGCCCGATCATGGTGAGTGCAGCAACGATGGGTTTGATCACTTACATCACTGGTCACAAAGAATTTTCTCAATATCTTTACCTGCCATACTTCGAAGGTATGGGAGAGTTGACTGTCTTAACTGCGGCTATTATAGGTGCAGGAATTGGCTTTTTGTGGTATAACTCGTATCCAGCTCAAATTTTTATGGGCGATGTTGGATCCCTTTCTTTAGGGGGAACATTGGGTACGATTGCCGTGCTTGCTAAGTCTGAATTTCTTTTTGTCGTTATCGGCGGGATTTTCGTGATTGAAGCATTATCAGTAATCATCCAAGTGGCTTCATTCAAAACTCGCGGAGTACGCGTTTTTAAAATGGCACCTATCCACCATCACTTTGAAAAACTAGGCTGGCCTGAAACGAAAGTCACTGTTCGTTTCTGGATCATCAGTGTGTGCTTGGCCATCCTTGCACTAACGACGTTAAAAACAAGATAA
- the mtnP gene encoding S-methyl-5'-thioadenosine phosphorylase — translation MSGIKIGIIGGSGVYKIEGIEVTKEHKVTTPYGSPSSEIIEANLNGNSFYFIPRHGKTHSFTPSEVNYQANIFALKELGVEYIISVSAVGSLKEEFPPASFVIPDQFIDWTKGKRERTFFGNGIVGHVSTANPVDLDLHKMLVETCKEAGVKHGASGSYICIEGPQFSSRAESNIYRGFGASVIGMTNVPEAYLAKEAGIAYATIAMVTDYDCWKEEHCTLEEIMKVMAANNASAHAVLKLLIPKLTKNPFKVKKENTFAVMSKPEKLSQEQTHILEVLLR, via the coding sequence ATGAGTGGAATTAAGATCGGGATCATTGGTGGAAGCGGCGTATATAAGATTGAAGGCATTGAAGTTACTAAAGAACACAAAGTCACAACGCCATACGGATCGCCAAGCTCGGAAATTATTGAAGCTAATTTAAATGGTAACTCTTTTTACTTTATACCTCGTCACGGTAAGACTCACTCTTTCACTCCATCAGAAGTAAATTACCAAGCGAATATTTTCGCTCTTAAAGAACTTGGTGTTGAGTATATTATTTCAGTATCTGCTGTTGGATCTCTTAAAGAAGAATTCCCTCCAGCGAGTTTTGTAATTCCTGATCAATTTATTGATTGGACGAAAGGAAAGCGCGAAAGAACTTTCTTTGGAAATGGAATTGTTGGACACGTTTCGACTGCTAATCCAGTTGACTTAGATCTTCATAAAATGTTGGTAGAGACATGTAAGGAAGCTGGTGTTAAGCACGGAGCAAGTGGATCGTACATTTGTATCGAAGGCCCACAATTTTCTTCAAGAGCTGAATCAAATATTTACAGAGGTTTTGGTGCAAGTGTAATCGGAATGACAAACGTTCCAGAAGCCTACCTTGCTAAAGAAGCTGGAATTGCCTATGCAACAATCGCAATGGTGACTGATTATGATTGCTGGAAAGAAGAGCACTGTACACTTGAAGAGATTATGAAAGTTATGGCAGCTAACAATGCTTCAGCTCACGCTGTTTTAAAACTGCTTATTCCAAAACTAACTAAGAACCCATTCAAAGTTAAAAAAGAAAATACATTTGCCGTTATGTCGAAACCTGAAAAATTATCTCAAGAACAAACACACATTCTTGAAGTGTTGTTACGCTAA
- a CDS encoding penicillin-binding transpeptidase domain-containing protein — translation MNRVEKNRIIFVFTCFCLFFLLVLGKAFKVQLIDSSDLIVRANSQFLREVTVYPKRGNIYDRMGHPLALNVQTYSIFAIPKTADYKLDIYKKLSKIIPELSYKEMVSTIKKRKRFTWLGRKLRLTKDQVEEVKELRGIFIEGTPERVYPNHELLSQVIGFVGLDNKGLSGLEYMFDKELKGNPVTLKYTIDNKGRPIKFESHQSVTAQAKDINLTIDKDIQSMAEKYLKEAVLKHNADKGGVGVIDASTGEILAIANYPSFDPNDVRGSNPEDRKLSFAIEPFEPGSTFKAFTVGSALENKVAKLESTYYAEQGRMRVDNHWIKEAETHEKFEWISVADILRFSSNVGTTKIAFDLKFPRFKQTIKELNFGNKTGIEVPGESRGIFTEADNVTPLSLSNISFGQGIAVTGVQMLAAYAAIANGGTYIRPTLIKRDPNVVTVSELEPENENQLQKRHTVFSKKTTDDLTKALTAAVEKGTGKAAQIPHFQIAGKTATAQRVDRNGGYKGYVAGFVGYPVNVDNRFVIVVYIDNPKTGGYYGGAVAGPVFKNLAEYILYKNKDISRLAEHEDNDYDLKKVKTNIDIVQVKESSTRSLTPGIVPNMMGLDKITTSNIGTKLNLQMLHKGMGVVSSQFPAAGTPVTEDTVVKLEYTPPTYE, via the coding sequence ATGAATAGAGTAGAAAAAAACAGAATTATTTTCGTCTTCACATGTTTTTGTTTGTTTTTCCTTCTCGTTTTAGGAAAAGCTTTTAAGGTTCAATTGATTGATTCAAGCGACCTTATTGTCAGAGCAAATTCACAGTTTTTAAGAGAAGTAACCGTTTATCCTAAACGTGGAAATATCTACGACCGTATGGGACACCCTCTAGCTCTAAACGTTCAAACCTACAGCATCTTTGCCATTCCTAAAACTGCTGACTACAAGCTCGACATCTATAAAAAACTTTCAAAAATTATCCCAGAGCTTTCATATAAAGAAATGGTTTCTACTATTAAAAAGAGAAAACGTTTTACTTGGCTTGGGAGAAAGCTTCGTCTGACAAAAGATCAGGTTGAAGAAGTAAAAGAGTTAAGAGGAATCTTCATCGAAGGAACTCCTGAGCGCGTTTACCCGAACCATGAACTTCTGTCTCAGGTTATCGGCTTTGTTGGGTTAGATAACAAAGGACTTTCAGGCCTTGAGTATATGTTCGATAAAGAGTTAAAAGGAAATCCGGTAACTCTTAAGTACACGATCGACAATAAAGGTCGTCCGATTAAATTTGAAAGTCATCAAAGTGTGACTGCCCAAGCAAAAGACATCAACCTTACAATTGATAAAGATATTCAAAGTATGGCCGAAAAATACCTGAAAGAAGCTGTGCTAAAACACAATGCTGATAAAGGTGGAGTCGGTGTTATTGATGCAAGTACGGGAGAAATTCTGGCAATTGCCAACTACCCTAGTTTCGATCCAAACGATGTTAGAGGATCAAACCCGGAAGATCGAAAGTTAAGTTTTGCCATTGAACCGTTTGAACCGGGGTCAACTTTCAAAGCTTTCACTGTTGGATCAGCTCTAGAAAATAAAGTCGCAAAACTTGAATCAACTTATTATGCTGAACAAGGAAGAATGCGAGTTGATAATCACTGGATTAAAGAAGCTGAAACTCACGAGAAGTTTGAATGGATTTCAGTTGCAGATATTCTTCGTTTTTCATCAAACGTTGGAACAACAAAAATTGCTTTTGACTTAAAATTCCCTCGCTTTAAACAAACGATTAAAGAATTAAACTTCGGAAATAAAACTGGGATTGAAGTTCCGGGAGAGTCTCGCGGGATTTTCACTGAAGCTGATAACGTTACACCTCTATCATTAAGTAACATTAGTTTTGGACAAGGAATTGCGGTAACAGGCGTGCAGATGCTTGCGGCCTACGCGGCTATCGCTAACGGTGGAACTTATATTCGTCCGACACTGATTAAGCGCGACCCGAATGTTGTAACCGTTTCTGAGCTTGAGCCGGAAAATGAAAACCAATTACAAAAAAGACACACAGTTTTTTCTAAGAAAACGACTGATGATTTAACGAAAGCTTTAACGGCCGCAGTTGAAAAAGGAACAGGTAAAGCAGCTCAAATCCCTCACTTTCAAATTGCAGGTAAAACAGCAACAGCTCAAAGAGTTGATAGAAATGGTGGATACAAAGGTTATGTGGCAGGGTTTGTTGGTTATCCGGTAAACGTTGATAACCGTTTTGTTATCGTTGTTTATATTGATAATCCAAAAACTGGTGGGTATTACGGAGGAGCTGTCGCGGGTCCTGTGTTTAAGAATCTTGCCGAGTATATTCTTTATAAAAACAAAGATATCAGCCGACTTGCTGAACATGAAGACAACGATTACGATCTGAAAAAAGTAAAAACTAATATTGATATCGTTCAAGTGAAAGAGTCATCGACTAGATCACTGACTCCAGGAATTGTTCCCAACATGATGGGACTGGATAAAATCACGACTTCAAATATTGGGACTAAGTTAAATCTTCAAATGTTACATAAAGGAATGGGAGTTGTTTCATCACAATTTCCGGCCGCTGGAACACCTGTGACAGAAGATACGGTTGTTAAACTGGAATATACACCTCCAACATACGAATAG